The Acinetobacter wuhouensis genome includes the window TTTTTTTAATTAACGGGCAGACCCTATGGGTCAAGAAAGGCATTCACAAGAAGTGAAAAAGAGCAGACTCAGCTTAAGAAAAGTCCAGATTTGATTATAATTCAAGCAAAAAATCGATACAGTTTACTTACTGTAAAAAATATTCAATTGAAATTATTCATTTTTATGCGCGATATAGTGTAAAGAAATCAAACGCGAAACAATCAATGCCAAGTACATCACACCACCAAACATTTGTAGCATCGCAACAACCCGTGCAGGTGGTGCAAGCGGAATTACATCAGACAGCCCTGTAGCAGACTGCAAACTAAAACTAAGAAACAGCAAATCGAGCCAAGTTTGATATTCACCAAGATGATTTGGATTTTGAAAACTATTGGGCACGAGTAACTGACAAATACTATATAAAAATGCAAAGCCCCATGCGATCAAGGTAAAAACAGCCCCTGCTGCAAACAGTTCATCTTTGGTGAGATAGCGGTCTTCAAACATATAACGTACCAAACCATAAGCAGCGCAAAAATAAGCCATGGCTTCAAAGAAATGCGCTGTGATTTGCATCGGAATGGAACGTTGCCCAATGAGCATCAAAATCGAAAATATAAATGCACCACTAACAAAAATCATGCCCAAGATGGTAAATGTAGGTGTTTGTCGAATTACTTTGGCAATAATCAAAAGTGCCAAGACACCCACAGCCCACGTGAGAATTTGATAGCTTCGACTTTGACTGGTATAGAGATAAAGGAATAAGCTACTTAACTGAACCAATAGCAGCCAAGCAGAGGGCAATAGTTTAAAGTCTTTCCAAAAATCAACAATTGGACGCATATTTTAGATTCTGTTTGTTTTTATCAATTTCAAAGTTAGCACATTCATGCATGTTGATACATTTTTTCTACGATGAATACATTTTAAAACCATAAAAAAAACACCTCCAAGGAGGTGTTCTTTATAGGATCAGATCATTTGAATTAGTGATCTGAAGCACCTGAGATGCCAATACCTGTTTGTGAACGAACATACTGTGCATCAAATGCTTTGCGTTCTGCTTCTGCGCGAGCTGATTTATCAGTCACAGAGAATAACCAACAGCAGATGAATGCTAACGGCATTGCAAAGATTGCAGGGCCATTGAATGAGTTGATTGGTGTATCAGAGATTTTTAATGTATCTACCCAAACTGCTTTAGATAAGATAATTAACGTTACTGCTGTTACTAGACCAACAACACCACCGATCACCGCACCACGAGTTGTTAAACCTTTCCAGAACATTGAAAGTACAAGTACTGGGAAGTTTGCACACGCTGCTACAGAGAATGCTAAACCAACCATGAATGCTACGTTTTGTTTTTCGAACAAAATACCCAAGATCATCGCGAAGATAGCAAGACCTAAAGTCGCAATCTTAGACATACGTAATTCAGATTCAGGCGTCGTTTGACCTTTCTTCAATACGTTTGCATACAAGTCATGAGAGATTGCTGAAGCACCAGACAATGTCAAACCAGCAACAACCGCAAGGATCGTAGCAAATGCAACTGCTGAAATAAAGCCCATGAACAAGTCGCCACCAACAGCATCAGACAAGTGAACCGCAGCCATGTTGTTACCACCAACAAGTTCTAACTTGCCAGTAACTGCCATTTTTGCAACGTCGATGAATTGTGGGTTGTTTGATACGAAAAGGATCGCACCGAAACCGATGATGAATGTTAATAGGTAGAAGTAACCAATGAAACCTGTTGCAACTACAACTGATTTACGTGCTTCTTTCGCATCTTTAACTGTGAAGAAACGCATAAGGATGTGTGGTAAACCTGCTGTACCGAACATCAACGCTAAACCAAGAGATAAAGCATCTAATGGGTTTTTAGCAAGGCTACCAGGCCCCATGATCTTAGATGCATCTTCAAGGCTCACATCATGTACTTTTGCAAATACGTCGATTGATTGCTTGAACATTTCAGAGAAGCTATAACCTACAGAATGCATCACCATGAACGCCATGAATGTTGCACCTGAAAGTAACATCACCGCTTTAATGATCTGTACCCAAGTTGTTGCCAACATACCACCGAACATTACATAAGCCATCATGAGAAGACCCACGATCACAACTGCGATGTTGTAGTTCAAACCGAATAATAGTTTGATTAACTGACCTGCACCTACCATCTGTGCGATTAAGTAGAATGCAACTACAACCAATGAGCTGATCGCTGCAAGCGTACGTACTGGTTTTTCTTCTAAGCGGAATGAAACCACGTCAGACAGGTTATATTTACCTAAGTTACGCAGACGTTCAGCCACCAAGAACAATACGATCGGCCAACCCACCATGAAGCCTAGTGAATAAAGCAAGCCATCAAAGCCTGAGCTAAACACCATTGCGGAAATACCCAAGAACGATGCTGCTGACATATAGTCACCCGCAATCGCCAAACCATTTTGGAAACCTGAGATACCACCACCAGCAGTATAGAAGTCAGCAGTATTTGTCGTTTGTTTAGCAGCCCATTTGGTAATGAACAATGTTAAACCCACGAAAATCGCAAACATGATAATTGCGTGCCAGTTTGTTGCCTGTTGTTGAGCTTCACCTAAGTCAGGACCAGCTTGTGCGACAGTTGAAAGCAGTGCAGTAGATGCAAGAGCTGCTTTAGTTTTTAAAGAGTTCCATTTCATCATTAGTGCAGTCCTTTTTCATGAGCAATTTCTTCTACTTCTTTCATTGCTTCTTCAG containing:
- a CDS encoding cation acetate symporter → MKWNSLKTKAALASTALLSTVAQAGPDLGEAQQQATNWHAIIMFAIFVGLTLFITKWAAKQTTNTADFYTAGGGISGFQNGLAIAGDYMSAASFLGISAMVFSSGFDGLLYSLGFMVGWPIVLFLVAERLRNLGKYNLSDVVSFRLEEKPVRTLAAISSLVVVAFYLIAQMVGAGQLIKLLFGLNYNIAVVIVGLLMMAYVMFGGMLATTWVQIIKAVMLLSGATFMAFMVMHSVGYSFSEMFKQSIDVFAKVHDVSLEDASKIMGPGSLAKNPLDALSLGLALMFGTAGLPHILMRFFTVKDAKEARKSVVVATGFIGYFYLLTFIIGFGAILFVSNNPQFIDVAKMAVTGKLELVGGNNMAAVHLSDAVGGDLFMGFISAVAFATILAVVAGLTLSGASAISHDLYANVLKKGQTTPESELRMSKIATLGLAIFAMILGILFEKQNVAFMVGLAFSVAACANFPVLVLSMFWKGLTTRGAVIGGVVGLVTAVTLIILSKAVWVDTLKISDTPINSFNGPAIFAMPLAFICCWLFSVTDKSARAEAERKAFDAQYVRSQTGIGISGASDH
- a CDS encoding ion channel, with amino-acid sequence MRPIVDFWKDFKLLPSAWLLLVQLSSLFLYLYTSQSRSYQILTWAVGVLALLIIAKVIRQTPTFTILGMIFVSGAFIFSILMLIGQRSIPMQITAHFFEAMAYFCAAYGLVRYMFEDRYLTKDELFAAGAVFTLIAWGFAFLYSICQLLVPNSFQNPNHLGEYQTWLDLLFLSFSLQSATGLSDVIPLAPPARVVAMLQMFGGVMYLALIVSRLISLHYIAHKNE